One part of the Pieris napi chromosome 4, ilPieNapi1.2, whole genome shotgun sequence genome encodes these proteins:
- the LOC125048536 gene encoding myosin heavy chain, muscle isoform X22: MPKPIVQEGEDPDPTPYLFVSLEQKRIDQSKPYDGKKACWVPDEKEGFLQGEIKATKGDLVTVNLPGGETKDFKKDFVTQVNPPKYEKCEDMSNLTYLNDASVLYNLKQRYYHKLIYTYSGLFCVAINPYKRFPVYTTRCARLYRGKRRSEVPPHIFAISDGAYVNMLTNHENQSMLITGESGAGKTENTKKVIAYFATVGASQKKDEKQEKKGSLEDQVVQTNPVLEAFGNAKTVRNDNSSRFGKFIRIHFGPSGKLAGADIETYLLEKARVISQQALERSYHIFYQMMSGSVNGLKAMCLLSDNVNDYHIIAQGKTTIPNVDDGEECLLTDQAFDILGFTQEEKDNVYKITAAVMHMGGMKFKQRGREEQAEADGTEDGEKVAKLFGVDCPDLYKNLLKPRIKVGNEFVTQGRNKDQVTNSIGALCKGVFDRLFKWLVKKCNETLDTKQKRQHFIGVLDIAGFEIFDYNGFEQLCINFTNEKLQQFFNHHMFVLEQEEYQKEGIHWEFIDFGMDLLACIDLIEKPMGILSILEEESMFPKATDQTFVEKLNNNHLGKSPPYLKPKPPKPGCQAAHFAIGHYAGNVGYNITGWLEKNKDPLNDTVVDQFKKGSNKLLVEIFADHPGQSGDAGAGGGGKGAGGKRAKGSAFQTVSSLYREQLNNLMATLRSTQPHFVRCIIPNELKQAGLIDSHLVMHQLTCNGVLEGIRICRKGFPNRMVYPDFKLRYMILAPAIMQQEKDPKEAARKCLEAVNLDPDSYRIGHTKVFFRAGVLGQMEELRDDRLSKIVSWLQSYIRGYLARKEFKRLQEQRIALQVVQRNLRKYLQLRTWPWWKLWQRVKPLLNVTRIEDEIAKLEEKAQKAQEAFEKEEKLRKEVEALNAKLLEEKQALLSNLEGEKGSLSEVQERANKLQAQKADLENQLRDTQDRLTQEEDARNQLFQGKKKLEQEISGLKKDVEDLELSVQKAEQDKATKDHQIRNLNDEIAHQDELINKLNKEKKLQGESTQKTSEELQAAEDKVNHLNKVKQKLEQTLDELEDSLEREKKLRGDVEKQRRKVEGDLKLTQEAVADLERNKKELEQTIQRKDKEISSLTAKLEDEQSLVSKLQKQIKELQGRIEELEEEVESERQARAKAEKQRADLARELEELGERLEEAGGATSAQIELNKKREAELSKLRRDLEEANIQHESTLASLRKKHNDAVAEMGEQLDQLNKLKAKAEKERSQYFSEVNDLRAGLDHLSNDKAAQEKIVKQLQHQLNEVQNKADEANRTLNDLDAAKKKLSIENSDLLRQLEEAESQVSQLSKIKVSLTTQLEDTKRLADEESRERATLLGKFRNLEHDLDNIREQVEEEAEGKADLQRQLSKANAEAQLWRSKYESEGVARSEELEEAKRKLQARLAEAEETIESLNQKVVALEKTKQRLATEVEDLQLEVDRATAIANAAEKKQKAFDKIIGEWKLKVDDLAAELDASQKECRNYSTELFRLKGAYEEGQEQLEAVRRENKNLADEVKDLLDQIGEGGRNIHEIEKARKRLEAEKDELQAALEEAEAALEQEENKVLRAQLELSQVRQEIDRRIQEKEEEFENTRKNHQRALDSMQASLEAEAKGKAEALRMKKKLEADINELEIALDHANKANAEAQKNIKRYQQQIKDLQTALEEEQRARDDAREQLGISERRANALQNELEESRTLLEQADRARRQAEQELGDAHEQLNDLSAQSASLSAAKRKLESELQTLHSDLDELLNEAKNSEEKAKKAMVDAARLADELRAEQDHAQTQEKLRKALEQQIKELQVRLDEAEANALKGGKKAIQKLEQRVRELETELDGEQRRHADAQKNLRKAERRIKELTFQAEEDRKNHERMQDLVDKLQQKIKTYKRQIEEAEEIAALNLAKFRKAQQELEEAEERADLAEQAISKFRGKGRAGSTARGVSPAASVKGRI, encoded by the exons ATGCCGAAGCCAATTGTACAAGAGGGTGAGGACCCCGATCCGACCCCATACCTGTTCGTATCACTCGAACAGAAGCGCATCGACCAAAGCAAGCCCTACGATGGTAAGAAGGCTTGCTGGGTACCAGACGAGAAAGAGGGCTTCCTACAGGGAGAAATTAAAGCCACCAAGGGGGACCTGGTGACCGTCAACCTCCCTGGAGGCGAG ACGAAAGACTTCAAGAAGGACTTTGTTACTCAAGTGAACCCGCCTAAATACGAAAAATGTGAGGATATGTCCAACTTGACATACCTCAACGACGCTTCCGTTTTGTATAACTTGAAGCAGAGATATTACCATAAGCTCATTTAC ACATACTCGGGTCTCTTCTGTGTGGCTATCAACCCTTACAAGAGGTTCCCCGTGTACACGACACGATGTGCCAGGCTCTACCGAGGCAAGCGTCGCTCGGAAGTGCCTCCTCACATTTTCGCCATTTCCGACGGTGCTTACGTCAACATGTTAACCAACCACGAGAATCAATCTATGTTGATTAC CGGTGAGTCTGGTGCTGGTAAGACTGAGAACACGAAGAAGGTAATTGCGTACTTCGCGACCGTTGGTGCGTCGCAAAAGAAAGACGAGAAGCAGGAGAAGAAGGGCTCTCTTGAGGACCAAGTCGTACAAACTAACCCTGTACTTGAAGCCTTTGGTAACGCCAAGACCGTCCGTAACGACAACTCCTCCCGTttc GGTAAATTCATCCGTATCCACTTCGGACCATCAGGAAAACTGGCCGGAGCTGACATTGAAACTT ATCTGCTGGAGAAGGCTCGTGTAATCTCCCAACAGGCGCTGGAACGTTCTTACCACATCTTCTACCAGATGATGTCCGGCTCCGTCAATGGACTTAAGG ccATGTGTTTGCTGTCCGACAACGTAAATGATTATCACATCATTGCGCAAGGAAAAACTACAATTCCCAATGTTGATGATGGAGAGGAATGTTTACTGACCGAT CAAGCCTTCGACATCCTGGGTTTCACTCAAGAGGAGAAAGACAATGTATACAAGATCACAGCTGCTGTCATGCACATGGGTGGTATGAAGTTCAAACAGAGGGGTCGTGAGGAGCAAGCTGAGGCTGACGGCACTGAG GATGGTGAGAAGGTCGCTAAGTTGTTCGGTGTTGACTGCCCTGACCTATACAAGAACTTGTTGAAGCCCCGCATTAAGGTCGGAAACGAATTCGTGACCCAAGGTCGTAACAAGGACCAGGTTACCAACTCCATTGGTGCCCTCTGCAAGGGTGTGTTTGACAGGCTGTTCAAGTGGCTGGTCAAGAAGTGTAACGAGACTCTTGACACCAAGCAAAAGAGACAGCACTTCATTGGTGTGCTTGATATCGCCGGTTTCGAGATCTTCGAC TACAATGGGTTCGAACAACTTTGCATTAACTTCACAAATGAAAAACTGCAACAATTCTTCAACCACCACATGTTTGTGTTGGAGCAAGAGGAGTACCAGAAAGAGGGCATCCACTGGGAGTTCATTGATTTCGGAATGGACTTGCTCGCCTGTATTGACCTTATCGAAAAG CCCATGGGTATCCTCTCCATTCTTGAGGAAGAGTCTATGTTCCCGAAAGCCACCGATCAGACCTTCGTTGAGAAGTTGAACAACAACCACTTGGGTAAATCCCCACCTTACCTGAAGCCCAAGCCCCCCAAGCCCGGTTGCCAGGCAGCTCACTTCGCCATTGGTCACTACGCCGGTAAT GTCGGTTACAACATCACTGGATGGCTTGAGAAGAACAAGGACCCCTTGAACGACACTGTCGTTGACCAGTTTAAGAAGGGAAGCAACAAACTGTTGGTTGAGATCTTCGCTGACCACCCTGGTCAGTCCGGAGATGCCGGTGCTGGTGGTGGTGGCAAGG GAGCTGGAGGCAAGCGTGCCAAGGGTTCCGCCTTCCAGACTGTATCATCGCTGTACAGG GAACAACTTAACAATTTGATGGCGACACTGAGGTCAACTCAGCCTCACTTCGTACGTTGTATCATCCCCAACGAGCTGAAGCAGGCTG GTCTCATCGACTCCCACCTTGTGATGCACCAGCTGACATGTAACGGTGTGCTTGAGGGTATCCGTATCTGTCGTAAAGGTTTCCCCAACAGGATGGTCTACCCCGACTTCAAGCTCCG TTACATGATTCTTGCGCCAGCCATCATGCAACAAGAAAAAGATCCTAAAGAAGCAGCTAGGAAATGTCTGGAAGCCGTGAACCTTGACCCTGATAGCTATCGTATCGGCCACACCAAG GTATTCTTCCGCGCCGGAGTTCTGGGTCAGATGGAAGAGTTACGTGACGACAGATTGTCTAAGATTGTTTCTTGGCTACAATCCTACATCCGTGGTTACCTGGCACGTAAGGAATTCAAGAGGCTGCAGGAACAGAG AATCGCTCTCCAAGTTGTCCAGCGCAACTTGCGCAAATACCTGCAGCTCCGCACCTGGCCGTGGTGGAAGTTGTGGCAGAGGGTCAAGCCCCTCCTCAACGTCACCCGTATCGAGGACGAGATTGCG AAACTCGAGGAGAAGGCACAGAAGGCCCAGGAGGCTTTCGAGAAGGAAGAAAAGCTCCGCAAGGAGGTGGAGGCTCTCAACGCCAAGCTGTTGGAGGAGAAGCAGGCGCTTCTTTCCAACTTGGAAGGAGAGAAGGGCTCTCTCAGCGAAGTGCAGGAACGCGCTAACAAACTGCAGGCTCAAAAGGCCGACCTCGAGAACCAACTTAGG GACACACAAGACCGTCTTACACAAGAAGAGGATGCCCGCAATCAGCTCTTCCAGGGCAAGAAGAAGTTGGAACAGGAAATCTCTGGACTCAAGAAGGATGTTGAAGACCTCGAGCTTTCCGTCCAGAAGGCTGAACAAGACAAGGCGACCAAGGATCACCAAATTCGCAACTTGAACGATGAGATCGCCCACCAAGATGAGCTCATCAACAAGTTGAACAAAGAGAAGAAATTACAGGGTGAGAGCACCCAGAAGACATCTGAGGAGCTCCAAGCCGCCGAGGACAAGGTCAACCACCTTAACAAGGTTAAGCAAAAGTTGGAGCAGACCCTCGACGAGCTCGAAGATTCGTTGGAGCGTGAAAAGAAACTCCGTGGTGACGTCGAGAAGCAGAGGAGGAAGGTTGAGGGTGACCTCAAGCTTACTCAGGAGGCCGTCGCTGACTTGGAGCGCAACAAGAAAGAACTCGAACAAACCATCCAACGCAAGGACAAGGAGATCTCTTCCCTCACTGCCAAGCTCGAAGACGAACAGTCTCTGGTCAGCAAACTCCAGAAACAGATCAAGGAACTACAGGGCCGCATCGAAGAACTCGAAGAGGAAGTGGAGTCGGAGAGACAAGCACGTGCTAAGGCCGAGAAGCAACGCGCCGACCTCGCACGCGAGCTTGAGGAGCTCGGTGAGCGTCTGGAGGAGGCCGGTGGTGCCACCTCTGCTCAAATCGAGCTCAACAAGAAGCGTGAGGCTGAACTTAGCAAGCTGCGTCGTGACTTGGAGGAAGCTAACATCCAACACGAGTCCACCCTCGCTAGCTTGCGCAAGAAGCACAACGATGCCGTAGCCGAGATGGGCGAGCAGCTTGACCAGCTCAACAAGCTCAAGGCTAA GGCTGAGAAAGAGCGCTCTCAATACTTTAGCGAAGTCAATGACCTTCGTGCCGGTCTCGACCATTTGTCCAACGATAAG GCTGCACAAGAAAAGATCGTCAAGCAACTCCAACACCAACTCAATGAGGTACAGAACAAGGCTGATGAAGCTAACCGTACCCTCAACGACTTGGACGCTGCCAAGAAGAAGCTCTCCATCGAAAACTCTGACCTGCTCCGCCAACTCGAAGAAGCCGAGTCCCAAGTCTCACAGCTTTCCAAGATCAAGGTGTCTCTCACCACACAGCTTGAGGACACCAAGAGGCTTGCTGACGAAGAGTCCAGG GAACGCGCTACACTTCTCGGCAAGTTCCGCAACTTGGAGCACGATTTGGACAACATCCGCGAGCAAGTTGAAGAGGAAGCCGAGGGCAAGGCTGATTTGCAACGCCAATTGTCCAAGGCTAACGCTGAGGCCCAATTATGGCGCTCCAAGTACGAATCCGAGGGAGTCGCCCGCTCCGAGGAGCTCGAGGAAGCCAAGCGCAAGCTCCAGGCTCGCCTCGCAGAAGCCGAGGAGACCATTGAATCACTCAACCAGAAGGTTGTTGCTCTTGAAAAGACGAAGCAGCGCCTTGCTACTGAAGTTGAGGACTTACAGCTCGAGGTCGACAGAGCCACTGCCATCGCCAACGCTGCTGAGAAGAAACAGAAGGCGTTCGACAAGATCATTGGTGAATGGAAACTCAAGGTTGATGACCTGGCGGCTGAACTTGATGCCAGCCAAAAGGAATGCCGTAACTACTCTACTGAACTGTTCCGCCTTAAGGGTGCCTACGAAGAAGGTCAAGAACAACTCGAAGCCGTACGTCGCGAAAACAAGAACCTCGCTGATGAAGTCAAGGACTTACTTGACCAAATCGGTGAAGGAGGCCGCAACATTCACGAAATTGAAAAGGCCAGGAAGCGTCTTGAAGCCGAGAAGGATGAACTCCAGGCGGCTCTTGAAGAGGCTGAAGCTGCTCTTGAACAAGAAGAAAACAAGGTTCTGCGCGCCCAACTGGAGTTGTCACAGGTCAGACAAGAGATCGACAGGAGGATCCAAGAGAAGGAGGAGGAATTCGAAAACACCCGCAAGAACCACCAGCGTGCACTCGACTCTATGCAAGCCTCCCTCGAAGCCGAAGCCAAGGGCAAGGCTGAGGCGCTGCGCATGAAGAAGAAGCTTGAGGCCGACATTAACGAACTTGAGATCGCTCTCGACCACGCTAACAAGGCCAACGCTGAGGCACAGAAGAACATCAAACGCTACCAGCAACAGATTAAGGATCTCCAGACCGCTCTTGAAGAGGAACAGCGTGCCCGTGATGATGCCCGTGAACAGCTCGGAATCTCTGAACGTCGTGCTAACGCCCTCCAGAATGAACTTGAGGAATCTCGTACCCTCCTAGAACAAGCTGACCGTGCCCGCCGTCAAGCTGAACAAGAACTGGGTGACGCTCACGAACAGCTCAATGATCTGTCCGCCCAGAGTGCATCACTCTCTGCCGCCAAGAGGAAACTCGAGTCTGAATTACAGACCCTTCACTCTGACCTTGACGAACTCCTTAACGAGGCCAAGAACTCAGAAGAGAAGGCAAAGAAGGCAATGGTTGACGCTGCCAGACTTGCTGACGAGCTCCGCGCTGAACAGGATCATGCTCAAACACAGGAGAAACTCCGCAAGGCCCTTGAACAACAAATCAAGGAACTGCAAGTGAGACTCGACGAAGCTGAAGCTAACGCTCTTAAGGGCGGTAAGAAAGCTATCCAGAAACTTGAACAGAGAGTACGAGAACTCGAAACTGAGCTGGATGGTGAACAGAGGAGGCATGCTGATGCACAGAAGAACCTCCGTAAGGCCGAAAGACGCATCAAGGAGTTGACGTTCCAGGCTGAAGAGGACCGCAAGAACCACGAACGTATGCAAGACCTTGTTGACAAACTTCAACAGAAGATCAAGACCTACAAGAGGCAGATCGAGGAAGCCGAAGAAATCGCTGCTCTTAACTTGGCCAAGTTCCGCAAAGCGCAGCAGGAGTTGGAAGAAGCCGAGGAAAGGGCCGACCTCGCCGAGCAAGCCATCAGCAAATTCCGTGGCAAGGGACGTGCGGGATCCACTGCGAGAGGAGTCAGTCCGGCG GCGTCCGTTAAAGGACGTATCTAA